The Caloenas nicobarica isolate bCalNic1 chromosome Z, bCalNic1.hap1, whole genome shotgun sequence genome has a segment encoding these proteins:
- the MARVELD2 gene encoding MARVEL domain-containing protein 2, with protein MSRSAGSEGGQPGRPLAPRGAGPGSPLPPDAGPGAAAPLPPPPLPLQPPFGPDAGPGQGSPGPSGPAELKPVRRFIPDSWKNFFKGRRNHGSSWDSTASDIRYISDGVECSPPTSPAPLQPKPRSVPGSYKDPYGGSGGSYNSRKEAEAMLPGDPFSSLERRAATGQTYSERVQAYNQRYAYMKSWAGLLRILGVAELLLGAAVFACVTAYVHKDNEWYNMFGYSQPYGYGSGSAYGGYSYSGPKTPFVLVVAGMAWIVTIVLLVLGMSMYYRTILLDSNWWPLTEFGINVALFILYMSAAVVYVNDTNRGGLCYYQLFKTPINASFCRVEGGQTAAIIFLFVTMIIYLISAMVSLKLWRHEEARKHRQLMEQEMKTQSSFPEKKYESVDRPREEVSYRQLKSVERKPELLNGHIPAGHIPKPIVMPDYLAKYPAIQTNEMRDRYKAVFNDQFAEYKELSVEVHAVLKKFDELDALMRQLPHHPESIYEQERISKVLQEYRKKKNDPAFLEKKERCEYLKNKLSHIKQRIQDYDKVMNWNVEIET; from the exons ATGTCGAGGAGCGCCGGCTCGGAGGGCGGGCAGCCCGGCCGGCCCCTGgcgccccgcggggccggcccCGGCTCGCCGCTCCCGCCGGacgcggggccgggggccgccGCCCCCTtgccgccgcccccgctcccGCTGCAGCCGCCCTTCGGCCCCGACGCCGGCCCCgggcagggcagccccggcccgaGCGGGCCGGCCGAGCTCAAGCCGGTGCGGCGGTTCATCCCGGACTCCTGGAAGAACTTCTTCAAAGGGAGGCGCAACCACGGCTCCAGCTGGGACAGCACGGCCTCCGACATCAGGTACATCTCCGACGGGGTCGAATGCTCGCCGCCAACCTCCCCGGCCCCCCTGCAGCCGAAGCCCAGGTCGGTGCCCGGCTCCTACAAGGATCCGTACGGAGGATCGGGCGGGAGCTACAACTCGCGGAAGGAGGCCGAAGCCATGCTGCCCGGGGACCCCTTCAGCTCGCTGGAGCGCCGCGCTGCCACCGGGCAGACGTACAGCGAGCGGGTGCAGGCCTACAACCAGCGGTACGCCTACATGAAGTCCTGGGCCGGCCTGCTCAGGATCCTCGGCGTggcggagctgctgctgggcgcCGCCGTCTTCGCCTGCGTCACGGCCTACGTGCACAAGGATAACGAGTGGTACAACATGTTCGGGTACTCGCAGCCCTACGGCTATGGGTCCGGCAGCGCCTATGGAGGCTATTCCTACAGCGGACCCAAAACGCCTTTTGTCCTGGTGGTGGCGGGAATGGCGTGGATCGTCACGAtagtgctgctggtgctgggcatGTCGATGTACTACCGGACGATCCTCCTCGATTCCAACTGGTGGCCTCTGACTGAGTTCGGAATTAATGTGGCCTTGTTCATCCTGTACATGTCGGCTGCCGTAGTGTATGTAAACGATACCAACCGAGGCGGGCTCTGCTATTACCAGTTGTTTAAGACGCCGATAAATGCATCTTTTTGCCGTGTGGAGGGAGGTCAGACCGCAGCCATCATCTTCTTGTTTGTCACCATGATCATCTATCTAATTAGTGCTATGGTGTCTCTGAAGCTGTGGAGGCATGAAGAAGCCAGGAAGCACAGGCAGTTGATGGAACAGGAG ATGAAAACGCAGTCCTCCTTTCCAGAAAAGAAG tatGAAAGTGTTGACAGACCAAGAGAAGAGGTCAGTTACAGGCAGCTTAAAtcagtggaaagaaaaccagagctCCTTAATGGTCATATACCTGCAGGCCACATTCCTAAACCCATAGTGATGCCAGACTACTTAGC gaaataccCAGCAATTCAAACAAATGAAATGCGAGACCGATACAAAGCAGTATTCAATGATCAGTTTGCTGAGTATAAAGAACTGTCGGTGGAAGTTCATGCTGTATTGAAAAAGTTTGATGAGCTGGATGCATTGATGAGACAGCTTCCCCACCATCCTGAAAGCATATAT GAACAGGAAAGGATATCAAAAGTTCTGCAAGAatacaggaagaagaaaaat GATCCTGCatttctggagaaaaaggagCGTTGTGAATACCTAAAGAATAAGCTTTCTCACATAAAACAACGAATTCAGGACTATGATAAAGTTATGAATTGGAATGTAGAAATAGAAACTTAG